A window of Sphingomonas astaxanthinifaciens DSM 22298 genomic DNA:
CGTCGGGGAGGACGATCGCCGCGCTCATGTAGATGAGCCCGCTGGTCACCAGCGTCACCAGGAAGTCGGGAAAGGTCCAGTCGTCGTGGCGGGCGAGGCCAAAGCTCGCCCACCAGTGCTGCGCGACCATCAGCAGGATCAGCACCGACCACAGGATCGGCACCCAGTAGAAGCGGACCCGTCCCCGCGACAGGATCAGCGCGCGATAGCCCTGCAGCACCTGCTGGACGGCAAGCCCGAGGATGATCGACAGCAGGACCGAGAGATAGGCGAAGGCGTCCATCAGGCCTGAGCCCCGAGCATCTTGGCGGCGAGGATCCAGCCCCAGACCAGCGCGGTCAGCACGCCGCCGGCGATGCTCGCCTGGACCGCGCGGCGAAGCAACCAGGTCTGGGCGTCGATCGAGCGGACGAAGGCCGCCATCAGCCGCCGCCGGAGCATGTCCGGCTGGTCGTCCTCGCAGCCCTCGGGATCGAAATCCTCGCCGATCAGCAGTCCGCGCAGGACAAAGGCGCTGGACAGGACGAAGGGGATGACCCCGACCAGGCTGGCGAGGGTCATCGCCGGCTGCGCGGCGGCATCGAGGCTGAGCGGGGCGCCGGGCGAGGCCGAGACCGGATGCGTCCCGATGGTGATGAGCAGCGCGTTGAAGGCCAGCATCCCGCCCATCCGCACCGACAGGTCGAGATCGCGGTTCTCGAGATATTCGAGGTCGGCGACGAAGCCCGGATCGGGCACGTCGCCGTGCATCCGCTGGAAGGCGCGCAAGCGGGTGCGGAACGACGGCTGCTGCTTCATGGTGCGGAATAAAAGAGCCGTGCACCGCCCTGTCCACCGCAAAAAGCGATGGCCGATACGGCTAGCCGCGCATCCGCGCCTCGAGCGCCTCCGAGCGCCGGGCGAGGTCGGTGACGTCGCGCGGATCGAGCTCGGCTGCGAAGGCGAGCCCGGCCTGCCGCCCGTCGCGCCAGCGCACCGTCGCCGGGGCGCCCGCTCCGCCCCAGTTGAGCGTCACCGGCGCCCCCGCGGCGACCAGCGCCGTGCCGCAGTCCACCCGGGCCCCGCCGGCCGAGAGGTCGACGATCTGCACCGGATAGCGCCGTCCGCCGAGGATCAGGAATGCCGGCAACGCGACCGTCACCCGCGGGTGCAGGCGGCGATCGGCGTAGGGATCGGGCTGCGGAGAGGCGGTCGAGGCGGGAGTCATCGGCGGACCATGCCACCGGTCCTAGCCCGCAACCTGCTGCCAACAGGTAAAGGGCCAATGGTCCATGGTGAAGGCAATTTCTTCCGAAATGAACTCGTCCTTGCTGGAATGACCCACGATCGCAGGAGAAAAGATCCGCGTCGGACCGAGCGTCCGCGGATGGGTCTGGTCAAGCTCCGGAGAGACGCTGCCCGATCAGGGGCAGGGCAGCGCCAACCATCCGTGTCGATCGAAACCGAGCCGGTCGGCACCCCGCCCTGCTGCCGACGCTTGGTCCGACAGATGGCGGTGTCAGGCGCCCGTCGACGGACGGGCTCGCCGCCTATTTGACGAAACGCTTCTTGAGGTCGGCCTTGATGCTGGCACCGGCGAGATGGGCGTCGACATTGGCATAGCCTTCATGTCGGAGCGCCTTGCGGATCTCGTCGATGTTGCGCGATTCGGTCGCGAGCTGGAAGGCGCGCTCGATGATGTTCTGGGTTCGCATGGGGCCTCGACTGTTGCGCACCCGACATGAACCCCCCGGCGGCCTAGTCGTTCCATCTGCGCAACCGAAACGCTGGCCGCGCGGAAAAGCGCTTTCGTCGAACGGGGCGGGCCAGCGCCAGACGATCGTGCGACGGGTGAGCGATGCGCCATCCATTTCTTTCCGCCCTGTTGCTGGCGACGTTCGCCGCGCCCGCCGCCGGCCAGACCGCACCCTCGGCTCCTGTCCCGGCCGATGAGGAGACGACGATCACCGTCACCGGCAACCGCGACGTGAAGAAGACCGTGCAGGACTTCGTCGCCGCACTGGCGCCGGGCCGGACCGCCCGGCCGCTCAGCCGGTTCGAGCGCGAGGTCTGCCCGCTGGTCCTTGGCATGTCGCCGCAGCAAGGCGAGATGGTGGCGGCACGGCTTCGCCGGGTGGCCGGTCAAGTCGGCATGAAGGTCGGCCAGAAGGGCTGCGGCCCCAATTTGTTCGTGATGGTCACCGCCGACAAGAAGAAGCTTCTCGACGGGTTGAAGCGGGTCAATGACGAGGCCTTTGGAAGCCTGTCGGGCGACAAGATCCGGGCGCTCTATCGCCAGCCCGGTGCGGCGGTGGTCTGGCACAGCGAAGGCCCGCCGATCGCCCGCGACGGCAAGGAAGCGACCTTCGACGAGGCCAAGGGCTATTACATCAACCAGACGACCGAGGCGGCGAGCCGGCTGAATTCGGGCGGCTCGCGCCAGTTCGCCAGTGCGACCGTGGTGGTCGAGCGGCGCGCGCTCGACGGGCTGTCGGTGACCCAGCTCGCCGATTATGTCGCGCTGCGCGCCTTCACCGGTGCCGACCCGGTCCGGCTGAAGAGCGACAAGGTGCCGACCATCCTCACCGTGCTCGACGCCGCGAGCGATGCCGAGGTGCCGGCCTCGATGACCGATTGGGATCTCGCGTTCCTCAGCGGTTTTTACGGCATGCGCCGGGGCGACAATATCGCGTCGCAGCGCTCGTCGATCGCACGCGAGGTCGAGAAACGGGTGACCAAGCAGCCCTAGGCGTTGCCGCAGTTCGGCGTTTGGGGCACATTCGGCCGGGCGTGCCGAACGCCGTTCCCAGGAGTCGCCCCCATGCGCTCGATCCTGTTTGCCGCCGCCTTCGTGACCATTGCCGCTCCGGCTCTCGCGCAGGACATCCGCCCGCCAGCCGATGACGACATCGCGATCGTCGTCACCGGCAACCGCGACATCAAGAAGACCATCCGCCAGTTCGTCGACACGCTGACGCGCTCGCCCGGCTCCCGCCAGCTCGCGCGATTCGAGCAGCGCATCTGCCCCAAGGTCTTCGGCCTGCGCGAGCCCGCGGCGGCCAAGGTGACGACCCGGATGCGGCTGGTCTCGGCGGCGGTGACCCGCGACGTCGCGCCCGCCAAATGCGTCCCGAACGTGATGCTGGTCGTGACTCGCGACAAGGCGGCCTTCATGCGCGAGGTGGCGCGCGGCCGGGACAACCTCTTCGACGGTCTATCGGGCAGCAAGGTCCGGACGCTGGTGCGCGATCCCGCGCCGGTCACGGCCTGGCAGGTGCTCGGCGGAAGTCTCGCCGCCGACGGCCGCGCGATCACCGAAGAAGGGACGACGGGAATTCAGACCAACCGCACGACCGAGGCCTCGACCCGGATCAGGCCGGCGGTCCGCCAGCAGTTCGACTTCGCAGTGGTCGTGGTCGACGCGAAGGTGATCGACGGGCTGAACACGACCCAGCTCGCCGATTATGCGACGATGCGCGCGCTCGCCAGTCTCGACCCCTCGTCGCTGGCGGCCGACGCGCCCTCGATCCTGCGCGCGATCGATGCCCCGGCCGACGCCGAGGTGCCGCTGTCGATGACCGCCTGGGACTATGGTTTCCTGCGCGGGCTCTACAAGACGCAGACCAATCTCTACGACACCCAGCAGCGCACCGAGATCGCGCGCGAGGTCGAGAAGAAGGTGGTTGCGGCGCGCTGACCCTAGCGCTGGGCCTTCAGGGCCTGCACCGCCGCAAGCGTCTTGGCGACATGCTCCTTCCAGCTCAGCTCGGAGTGGACGAAGACGATCTTGCCGTTG
This region includes:
- a CDS encoding PilZ domain-containing protein, translating into MTPASTASPQPDPYADRRLHPRVTVALPAFLILGGRRYPVQIVDLSAGGARVDCGTALVAAGAPVTLNWGGAGAPATVRWRDGRQAGLAFAAELDPRDVTDLARRSEALEARMRG